One Nicotiana tomentosiformis chromosome 4, ASM39032v3, whole genome shotgun sequence genomic window carries:
- the LOC104106711 gene encoding photosystem II stability/assembly factor HCF136, chloroplastic, whose amino-acid sequence MACSCWNSIFTPLKPTYNTISSAAASPHHHQLPRLVPRASSSINRRQLIAETAAAIALPPLLGAGISPIPAKADEVPLSEWERVYLPIDPGVVLLDIAFVPDDPTHGFLLGTRQTILETKDGGTTWASRSIASAEEEDFNYRFNSISFKGKEGWIIGKPAILLYTSDAGETWQRIPLSSQLPGDMVYIKATGEKSAEMVTDEGAIYVTSNKGYNWKAAIQETVSATLNRTVSSGISGASYYTGTFSTVNRSPDGRYVAVSSRGNFYLTWEPGQAYWQPHNRAVARRIQNMGWRADGGLWLLVRGGGLYLSKGTGLSEDFEEVSVQSRGFGILDVGYRSQDEAWAAGGSGILLKTKNGGKTWIRDKAADNIAANLYSVKFINDNQGFVLGNDGVLLKYLG is encoded by the exons ATGGCATGTTCTTGCTGGAACTCCATTTTCACTCCTCTCAAACCTACTTATAACACCATTTCTTCTGCTGCTGCTTCGCCTCATCACCATCAGCTTCCTCGGTTGGTACCAAGAGCATCATCTAGTATTAATCGCAGGCAGTTAATCGCTGAGACTGCTGCTGCCATTGCACTACCGCCATTGCTCGGAGCCGGAATCTCACCTATCCCTGCTAAAGCTGACGAGGTGCCTCTCTCTGAATGGGAAAGAGTTTATCTTCCTATTGACCCTGGTGTCGTCCTTCTCGACATTGCCTTCGTTCCCGATGACCCCACTCACG GTTTTCTACTGGGGACCAGGCAAACTATTTTGGAAACAAAGGATGGAGGAACTACTTGGGCATCAAGATCTATAGCTTCTGCCGAAGAGGAAGATTTCAATTATAGGTTTAATTCTATCAGTTTCAAAGGCAAGGAAGGGTGGATTATTGGAAAACCAGCAATCTTGTTGTATACTTCCGATGCTGGTGAAACCTGGCAGCGGATACCCTTGAGTTCTCAACTTCCTGGTGATATG GTTTATATCAAGGCAACTGGAGAAAAAAGTGCAGAAATGGTAACTGACGAAGGTGCAATATATGTTACATCGAACAAGGGATACAACTGGAAGGCTGCTATACAAGAAACTGTGTCCGCTACCCTTAATAG AACAGTTTCTAGTGGCATTAGTGGTGCCAGTTACTATACAGGCACTTTCAGTACTGTTAATCGCTCTCCTGATGGACGTTATGTAGCAGTTTCAAGCCGTGGTAACTTCTATTTGACCTGGGAGCCAGGGCAG GCGTACTGGCAACCGCATAACAGAGCTGTGGCTAGAAGAATCCAAAACATGGGCTGGAGGGCTGATGGTGGTCTTTGGCTACTTGTGCGTGGTGGAGGGCTATACCTCAGCAAGGGCACAGGG TTATCAGAGGACTTTGAAGAAGTTTCTGTACAAAGCCGTGGTTTTGGCATTCTTGATGTCGGCTACCGCTCACAG GATGAGGCATGGGCTGCTGGTGGAAGTGGGATTTTATTGAAGACCAAAAATGGCGGCAAGACATGGATTCGTGACAAAGCAGCTGATAATATTGCTGCGAATCTTTATTCGGTGAA GTTTATCAATGACAACCAGGGATTTGTACTGGGTAATGATGGTGTTTTACTCAAGTATCTTGGATAG